AAAATTTCAATGAAGTAAGCGTAGTACAGTATGTTTCCAGCCATATGAGATACTGGGGAAATCCCCAGAAATGGCTGGAAGAAGTGGTTGAAGAGTATATTAACGAAAACAAACAGCTTCCTCCTCCTCAATTGTCCATTGCCTCATTTCTGGCAGCTGCAAGTTGTGTAAAAATTGCATTTAATATTGCCACCCAACAATCTGTAAAAAAATTTCCCGATTTTTATCTTACAACTGTTAACTGACAAATTAGGAGTTGTATTAATCCTTTTCATTATACTTTGTCATCAGTATATAGCCTCCTTTTCGGGAGGCTATATTTATCAGGTCTGTTTCGCAAAGTGCTTCTATACGCATCTTTTGATCTTTATCTGATTGTATAGGTCCTAATTCACAGTCAAACCAGGCAATTGTCTCAATCGCATTTTTAATGATGCCTGTCAATATCCGGAAATTTTCTTCAGACAGCAGCAGGCTTTCAAGGTAATTCTGTAACCTGGCTCCTTTTCTGTAGTTTGGGTAGTCTTCCAGGCCCATAAATGAAAGCATCCATTGTTTATTATATTTGCCCACTGCTTTGGCTATTCCGATATAGTCTGCAATAAGCTCATCATGCAAATTATTAGATGCAAATCCATATGTTTGTAGGGTATATAAATGTGTACACTCATGCTCAAGCCTTATTAAATACGAATAAGCCTTCCATTCATCATCCGGAAGGCCTAAATAGCCTGCCGAAACATTACTGTAAGGTTTATTGCTCAGAACAATGATCTTATCTTTATATAAATCCGGATCAGGCAGGATATTTTTAGAAAATTCTTCATTCCAGTTTCCGAAAGGATTCGTTTCTGTCCATTGCTTTTTCAATGCGTGGATCCTTGCCCAGTTATTCATCCCGCTTGCCAGAAAGGCCCCCATAGATTCAGGAACTTCTATTGGGTTGCTTTTATGGAGAAAACTTTGTACAATGGTTGTAAAGTCTTTACTGTCCGGTACAGACACCACCGGAATTCCACCGGCAATGCTTTCGTGGACACTGATAGTGAGTCCTTCGACATCATTCAGTTTAAGGCCATGCTGAAACTCCTTATAAGATTCTTTTCCTTTCAAAACTGCATTGATATAGGCGTCAGTTTTGTTGATATCTGCTTGTATTGGAAAATGCAGTTGGGGATAAAAACTTTTCAGCGTCTGAAATGAATTCAGGCTGTTTGTTTGAAGATAATCTTTCCAGAACTTAATACAAAAATTTTCTCCAGATGGTATTGTTGTAATACTTGCTGGAGAAAATTTATTTTGAAAATAAGATTCAAGTTCTTTCGAAACCTGAAATTCCTCGTTATTTTTCATTGCTATCATTTTTGAA
This portion of the Chryseobacterium arthrosphaerae genome encodes:
- a CDS encoding DUF7005 family protein codes for the protein MKNNEEFQVSKELESYFQNKFSPASITTIPSGENFCIKFWKDYLQTNSLNSFQTLKSFYPQLHFPIQADINKTDAYINAVLKGKESYKEFQHGLKLNDVEGLTISVHESIAGGIPVVSVPDSKDFTTIVQSFLHKSNPIEVPESMGAFLASGMNNWARIHALKKQWTETNPFGNWNEEFSKNILPDPDLYKDKIIVLSNKPYSNVSAGYLGLPDDEWKAYSYLIRLEHECTHLYTLQTYGFASNNLHDELIADYIGIAKAVGKYNKQWMLSFMGLEDYPNYRKGARLQNYLESLLLSEENFRILTGIIKNAIETIAWFDCELGPIQSDKDQKMRIEALCETDLINIASRKGGYILMTKYNEKD